The Arachis hypogaea cultivar Tifrunner chromosome 19, arahy.Tifrunner.gnm2.J5K5, whole genome shotgun sequence genome has a window encoding:
- the LOC112779924 gene encoding diphosphomevalonate decarboxylase MVD2, peroxisomal — protein MAGESQNWVLMVTAQTPTNIAVIKYWGKRDETLILPVNDSISVTLDPSHLCTTTTVAVSPSFQKDRMWLNGKEIALSGGRFQSCLRELRKRACDVEDKKKGIKISKEDWSKLHLHIASYNNFPTAAGLASSAAGLACLVYSIGKLMNVKEDESQLSAIARQGSGSACRSLFGGFVKWIMGKEEDGSDSLAVQLADEKHWDDLVIIIAVVSSRQKETSSTSGMRESVETSLLLQHRAKEIVPKRILQMEEAIRNRDFASFSRLTCTDSNQFHAVCLDTWPPIFYMNDTSHRIISIIEKWNRSEESPQVAYTFDAGPNAVLIARNRQTAALLLQRLLYYFPPTSGDLDSYIIGDKSIAKDAGINGIQDVEALPPPPEIKDNIPSQKFKGDVNYFICTRPGRGPVLLSDESQALLNSENGLPK, from the exons ATGGCGGGTGAATCGCAGAATTGGGTGCTGATGGTGACTGCTCAGACACCAACCAACATTGCTGTGATCAAGTATTGGGGGAAGAGGGATGAAACCCTAATCTTACCGGTCAATGATAGCATCAGCGTCACTCTTGATCCCAGTCACCTCTGCACCACCACCACTGTTGCTGTGAGCCCCAGCTTCCAGAAAGATCGTATGTGGCTCAATGGCAAG GAGATTGCTCTTTCTGGTGGAAGGTTCCAGAGCTGTTTAAGGGAGCTCCGAAAGCGTGCTTGTGATGTTGAGGATAAGAAAAAGGGTATTAAGATCTCGAAAGAGGATTGGAGCAAATTGCACTTACACATTGCTTCATACAACAACTTCCCAACTGCAGCTGGACTGGCTTCGTCAGCTGCGGGTCTTGCATGTCTTG TTTATTCCATTGGGAAGCTAATGAATGTCAAAGAAGATGAAAGTCAGCTATCAGCTATTGCAAg GCAAGGATCAGGTAGTGCTTGTCGCAGCTTATTTGGGGGGTTCGTGAAGTGGATAATGGGAAAA GAGGAAGATGGAAGTGATAGTCTTGCAGTTCAACTTGCTGATGAAAAACACTGGGATGatcttgttattattattgctgTC GTTAGTTCACGTCAGAAGGAAACCAGTAGCACCTCTGGAATGCGGGAGAGTGTTGAAACAAGTTTGCTTTTACAACATAGAGCAAAG GAAATAGTGCCAAAGCGGATACTGCAAATGGAGGAAGCCATTAGGAATCGTGATTTTGCTTCCTTTTCACGGCTGACCTGTACTGATAGCAACCAGTTTCATGCTGTTTGCCTGGATACGTGGCCCCCTATATTTTACATGAATGATACTTCACATAG GATAATCAGCATCATTGAAAAGTGGAACCGCTCAGAAGAATCTCCCCAG GTAGCTTATACATTTGATGCTGGGCCAAATGCAGTCCTAATTGCGCGTAATAGACAAACTGCTGCCCTTTTACTTCAGAGGCTGTTATACTACTTCCCTCCAACTTCGGGTGACCTCGACAG TTACATTATTGGCGACAAGTCCATTGCAAAAGATGCTGGGATAAATGGAATACAAGATGTGGAAGCTTTGCCACCACCTCcagaaattaaagataatattccATCACAAAAGTTCAAGGGGGATGTTAATTACTTCATATGCACCAGACCTGGGAGGGGACCCGTTTTGCTTTCTGATGAAAGTCAAGCTCTTCTCAACAGTGAGAATGGGCTTCCCAAGTGA